The Streptomyces sp. B3I8 nucleotide sequence GATCGGACGCGCACAGGAAGACGACGGAAGGCACATCGTGGCCGAGCAGCTCTACGCCACCTTGAAGACCAGCCTCGGCGACATCGAGGTCCGGCTGCTGCCGAACCACGCGCCCCGGACGGTGCGGAACTTCGTCGAGCTCGCCACGGGGGAGCGCGAGTGGACCAACCCCGTCACCGGCGAGAAGTCGGCGGACCGGCTCTACGACGGCACGGTCTTCCACCGTGTGATGAGCGGATTCATGATCCAGGGCGGTGACCCCCTGGGCAACGGCACCGGCGATCCCGGGTACCAGTTCGACGACGAGTTCCACCCGGACCTGTCGTTCAACAAGCCGTATCTGATGGCCATGGCGAATGCCGGGCCGAACACCAACGGGTCCCAGTTCTTCATCACCGTGTCCCCGACGACCTGGCTGACCCGCAAGCACACCATCTTCGGCGAGGTCGTCGATCCGGCCGGACAGAAGGTCGTGGACGCCATCGCCCTCACCCCGGTGAACCCCCGCACCAACCGTCCGGTCGACGACATCGTCCTGGAGACCGTCGTCGTCGAGACCCGCCCGTCCTGAGACCGTCGGTACCCTTTCCACACCGGCCCCTTCCAGTACCAGCCCCTCTCGGCACCGGGCCTTCCCGACATCGACCCTCTCGGTACCGGCCGCGCGGACAACCGGCGTGAACAGGCCGGTGGACACCGGCCGTGAACATCGGGGAACCAAGCGCCCCGCCCGTCCGTAGAGTCCGTAGGATCGCGGGTCCGCGGACGTCGCCGGGGTAGCGGTGACAGCGAGGCCGCGGGGGCGGGGTACGCCGTCGTACGGAGGAAGAAGAAGGGGACCGGCATGGACCACGCGCCAGGCAGCCCGCAGGGGCCGCGCGAGGAGAACCCGCACGGTTCCTCGGAGCTGCCCGTCTGTTACCGGCACCCCGCCCGCGAGACGGGGATCCGCTGCACCCGCTGCGAGCGCCCCATCTGCCCCGAGTGCATGGTCGACGCCTCCGTCGGCTTCCAGTGCCCGGACTGCGCCAACCGCGGTTCCGGCACCGGACACCCGCACTCGGCCGCCCGCCCCCGCACCCTCGCGGGCGGCACGGTCACCGCCGACCCGAACCTGGTCACCAAGGTGCTGATCGGGCTCAACCTCGCCCTCTTCCTGGTCCAGCAGAGCCTCGGCGACGACTTCACCCACCGCTTCGAACTGCTCGGCCGGGCCTCGTACACCGGCTACAGCCCGCTCGAAGGGATCGCGGAGGGCCAGTACTACCGGCTGCTGACCGCGATGTTCCTGCACGGCGGCTACACGCACGTCATCTTCAACATGCTGTCCCTGTGGTGGCTCGGTGCCCCGCTGGAGAAGGCCCTCGGCCGCTCCCGCTTCCTCGCGCTCTACCTGGTCTCGGGGCTGGCCGGCAGCGCGCTCAGTTATCTGACCGCAGCACCCACCCAGCCCTCGCTGGGCGCCTCCGGCGCGATCTTCGGCCTGTTCGGCGCCATCGCGGTCCTCGTGCGCCGGCTCAACTACGACATGCGCCCGGTGCTCGCCCTGCTGACGATCAACCTGATCATCACGTTCGCCTGGCCCGGCATCGCCTGGCAGGCGCACATCGGCGGTCTCGTGGCCGGTGTCGTGATCGGTTACGCCATGGTGCATGCACCGCGTGAGCGCCGCGCGTCGATCCAGTACGGCACGTGCGCGCTGGTGCTGGCGGTCGTGATCGTCATGACGGTGGTCAGAACCGCGCAGCTCACCTGAGCTGTCGCGCCCCGGCGGCCGGACCCCGGGGGGCGGGCGGACCGGGTGACGGGGGCCGGGTTGTACCCAGCCTTGTCCACAGCGAGTGGCGAATCCTGTGCGGTCCGTGGAGAACAACCGCGACCCCTGTCACCGAACGGAGTTTCCGCAGGTGAGCCAGGGGGCGAACAAGTTTCCGACTTCCGGTGTGTCTGTCACACCGGCGTCAACGGCCGATGAGTTATCCACAGATCGTCGTTCTTTTTCCACTGGTCGCCGAACCTGTGGAAAACTCTGTGGACAACGTCACTTCCACTGGGTGGAGACGCCGAACCCGGCGGCGATGAACCCGAAGCCGACCACGATGTTCCAGTTGTCGAGCGCGTCGATCGGCAGGGACCCGTCGGTGACGTAGAAGACGACGATCCACGCCAGGCCGATGACGAACATGGCCAGCATGACGGGTGCGACCCAACTGCGGTTGGTCAGCTTGATGCTGGCCGCCTGCCTCGACGACGGGGGCGGCGTGTAGTCGGCCTTCTTGCGGATACGTGACTTCGGCACGAGGGTCTCTCCTGTCGATGCGCTGCGTGGCCGCGCAGGGAAACTGGGGCAGGCCCGGAGCAGCGTACAAGGGGACGTACAAGGTCACCCCAACGCTCCCCCAGGCGTCCGTTAGCGTAGTGCTTCCACGGCGTCCAAGGAGATAAGGGTACGTTGAGCAATTCG carries:
- a CDS encoding peptidylprolyl isomerase, producing the protein MAEQLYATLKTSLGDIEVRLLPNHAPRTVRNFVELATGEREWTNPVTGEKSADRLYDGTVFHRVMSGFMIQGGDPLGNGTGDPGYQFDDEFHPDLSFNKPYLMAMANAGPNTNGSQFFITVSPTTWLTRKHTIFGEVVDPAGQKVVDAIALTPVNPRTNRPVDDIVLETVVVETRPS
- a CDS encoding rhomboid family intramembrane serine protease, whose translation is MDHAPGSPQGPREENPHGSSELPVCYRHPARETGIRCTRCERPICPECMVDASVGFQCPDCANRGSGTGHPHSAARPRTLAGGTVTADPNLVTKVLIGLNLALFLVQQSLGDDFTHRFELLGRASYTGYSPLEGIAEGQYYRLLTAMFLHGGYTHVIFNMLSLWWLGAPLEKALGRSRFLALYLVSGLAGSALSYLTAAPTQPSLGASGAIFGLFGAIAVLVRRLNYDMRPVLALLTINLIITFAWPGIAWQAHIGGLVAGVVIGYAMVHAPRERRASIQYGTCALVLAVVIVMTVVRTAQLT
- the crgA gene encoding cell division protein CrgA, which produces MPKSRIRKKADYTPPPSSRQAASIKLTNRSWVAPVMLAMFVIGLAWIVVFYVTDGSLPIDALDNWNIVVGFGFIAAGFGVSTQWK